Proteins from a genomic interval of Euzebyales bacterium:
- a CDS encoding zinc-dependent alcohol dehydrogenase produces the protein MKAVTWHGTRDVRVETVPDPVIQEPTDAIVRMTTTGLCGSDLHLYEVLGPYMNEGDILGHEPMGIVEAVGAEVDRLEVGDRVVVPFQIACGDCFMCDRQLYTQCETTQVRDQGCGAALFGYTKLYGSVPGAQAEYLRVPFADVGPIKVPDGPADDRFVYLSDVLPTAWQAVAYADVPDGGSVAVLGLGPIGDMACRIAMQQGAEQVIGVDRVPERLARSSARGTTVLDLDAADVGAAVRDLTGGRGVDAVVDAVGMEAHGSPVSKAAHQAVGLLPDAVAEPMMDHMGVDRLHALLTAIDIVRRGGTVSLSGVYGGQADPLPMMTMFDKQIRLHMGQANVRRWVDDILPLLSDDDPLGVDGFATHHVQLDDAPVAYETFQQKEDGAVKILFRP, from the coding sequence ATGAAGGCAGTCACCTGGCACGGCACGCGCGACGTCCGCGTCGAGACAGTCCCCGACCCGGTCATCCAGGAGCCGACCGACGCCATCGTGCGCATGACGACCACAGGATTGTGCGGCTCGGATCTGCACCTGTACGAGGTGCTGGGCCCGTACATGAACGAGGGCGACATCCTCGGCCACGAGCCGATGGGGATCGTCGAGGCCGTGGGCGCCGAGGTCGATCGCCTGGAGGTCGGAGACCGGGTCGTCGTCCCGTTTCAGATCGCATGCGGCGACTGCTTCATGTGCGACCGACAGCTGTACACCCAGTGCGAGACCACCCAGGTCCGCGACCAGGGATGTGGCGCCGCGCTGTTCGGATACACCAAGCTGTACGGCTCGGTCCCCGGCGCGCAGGCCGAGTACCTGCGCGTCCCCTTTGCCGACGTCGGGCCGATCAAGGTGCCCGACGGCCCGGCCGACGATCGCTTCGTCTACCTGTCGGATGTGCTGCCGACCGCGTGGCAGGCGGTGGCCTACGCAGACGTCCCCGACGGCGGCAGCGTCGCCGTGCTCGGGCTCGGTCCGATCGGTGACATGGCGTGCCGCATCGCGATGCAGCAGGGTGCGGAACAGGTCATCGGCGTCGACCGCGTGCCCGAGCGGCTGGCCCGCAGCTCGGCGCGCGGAACCACCGTGCTCGACCTCGACGCGGCCGACGTCGGTGCCGCGGTCCGCGACCTGACCGGAGGGCGTGGCGTCGACGCGGTGGTCGATGCGGTCGGCATGGAGGCGCACGGCTCACCGGTCTCCAAGGCAGCGCACCAGGCCGTCGGTCTGCTGCCCGACGCCGTCGCCGAGCCGATGATGGACCACATGGGCGTCGATCGCCTCCACGCGCTGCTGACCGCCATCGACATCGTGCGGCGCGGGGGCACGGTCTCGCTGTCCGGGGTGTACGGCGGGCAGGCGGATCCGCTGCCGATGATGACGATGTTCGACAAGCAGATCCGGCTGCACATGGGCCAGGCCAACGTGCGTCGCTGGGTAGATGACATCCTGCCGCTGCTCAGCGACGACGACCCGCTCGGCGTCGACGGCTTCGCGACGCACCACGTCCAGCTCGACGACGCACCGGTCGCCTACGAGACCTTCCAGCAGAAGGAGGACGGCGCCGTCAAGATCCTGTTCCGCCCCTGA
- a CDS encoding UdgX family uracil-DNA binding protein (This protein belongs to the uracil DNA glycosylase superfamily, members of which act in excision repair of DNA. However, it belongs more specifically to UdgX branch, whose founding member was found to bind uracil in DNA (where it does not belong), without cleaving it, appears to promote DNA repair by a pathway involving RecA, rather than base excision.) — protein sequence MTAATDLRALRDDAAGCTRCDLYKDATQTVFGEGPTDADLMLVGEQPGDQEDLQGAPFVGPAGGVLDDALRDAGIERGRTYVTNVVKHFKFTRRGKRRIHDKPNREEVGACMPWLEGEIGAVDPDVVVLMGATAAQALLGSSFRVTVQRGEVFERDGYRVTATVHPSSILRVPAERRQAAYDDFVTDLAGVETMLR from the coding sequence GTGACCGCGGCGACCGATCTGCGAGCGCTCCGCGACGATGCCGCCGGATGCACCAGATGCGACCTGTACAAGGACGCCACGCAGACCGTGTTCGGTGAGGGACCCACCGACGCCGATCTCATGCTCGTCGGCGAGCAGCCCGGTGACCAGGAAGACCTGCAGGGCGCACCGTTCGTCGGCCCGGCTGGTGGCGTGCTCGACGACGCCTTGCGTGACGCCGGCATCGAGCGTGGTCGCACCTACGTGACGAACGTCGTCAAGCACTTCAAGTTCACCCGCCGTGGGAAGCGGCGCATCCACGACAAGCCGAATCGCGAGGAGGTCGGGGCCTGCATGCCGTGGCTGGAGGGCGAGATCGGCGCCGTGGACCCGGACGTCGTCGTGCTGATGGGCGCGACCGCCGCGCAGGCGCTGCTCGGTTCGTCGTTCCGTGTCACCGTGCAGCGTGGTGAGGTGTTCGAGCGGGACGGCTACCGCGTCACCGCCACGGTCCATCCGTCCTCGATCCTGCGCGTTCCCGCCGAGCGTCGGCAGGCAGCCTACGACGACTTCGTCACCGACCTGGCCGGCGTCGAGACCATGCTGCGCTGA